In Sphingobacterium zeae, one genomic interval encodes:
- a CDS encoding GNAT family N-acetyltransferase: MQIVQYTPDFREDCLAIFNSNLPKFFAADELELFEKFLDAVIPADYYVVLIDGRPVACGGIFFDNRNNEAGLAWGMVSVLYHKRGIGKLLTAFRIALLKKRYPDKMLKIETSQHTAGFYEKNGFSIVDIVPDGFSQGIDKYTMEMAPATGN; the protein is encoded by the coding sequence ATGCAAATCGTTCAATACACACCGGACTTCAGAGAAGATTGTCTTGCAATCTTCAACAGTAACCTGCCTAAATTTTTTGCTGCGGACGAACTGGAACTTTTTGAAAAGTTTTTGGATGCGGTCATTCCGGCTGATTATTACGTCGTTTTAATTGATGGCCGGCCTGTTGCCTGTGGTGGGATATTTTTTGATAACAGAAATAATGAGGCTGGATTGGCCTGGGGTATGGTCAGTGTTTTATATCATAAGAGAGGGATTGGTAAGCTATTGACAGCGTTTAGAATAGCTCTTTTAAAGAAAAGGTATCCCGACAAAATGCTAAAAATTGAAACGTCTCAGCATACGGCGGGCTTTTATGAAAAAAATGGCTTTTCCATTGTTGATATTGTGCCCGACGGCTTTAGTCAAGGAATCGATAAGTATACCATGGAGATGGCTCCCGCAACAGGAAATTAA
- a CDS encoding DUF4859 domain-containing protein, whose protein sequence is MMKSIKLNRLLLTLVSALVLVSLGCSKKEVEPPVEEETTTPPTPVGTDSLMIYKPKEFAGMDYNDKGSKWSYSRSRQSEHFIVFWEPSYGKNDPNASAVPEEYRVDIDDLLAKAEQFYALNVNILKFAERKVNRSNLDKYKMMIFVHYTTEWMAYGGGYDDLIGALWINPATCKPVGSVIAHEIGHSFQYQVFADLKGGHGFRYGYGGTSGNGFWEQTAQWQAYQTYPDQAFSGHDFTVYTENYFRHIHHEKYRYASYFIHWYWTSKHGIDMIGRIWREALKPEDPVQAYMRITGIDVKQFNNEIYDAATRFVTWDLNSIRDYGKNYIGKLTTKFTRQSNGSLRVTYDRCPGTTGYNVIPLDVPAVGTKVSVAFKGLPNAAGFNAVDASRAGWRYGYVALLKDGTRVYGDRMEGTENTATFTVPANCSKLWFVVTGAPSVYQPHAWDDNDSNDEQWPYEINIQGTNATGYNAVSSQPKDIALSYDVSFAADAKNYSGTQVSVNAAQLGEAFGIASADLAGLMSSGKIKFYAVEPNGSLNPNMTATGYGHWFTPAGAVTTWGATAGLFSEFNASTLTFSIGQYPAVLAAGKKYTVKQAMVYTYEGTKTVQATFTFNVTIN, encoded by the coding sequence ATGATGAAAAGTATAAAATTGAATAGACTGCTGCTGACACTGGTCTCAGCATTGGTGTTAGTTTCGCTGGGATGCAGCAAAAAAGAGGTAGAACCTCCTGTCGAAGAGGAGACGACCACCCCGCCCACGCCCGTAGGGACAGATTCGTTGATGATCTATAAGCCCAAAGAATTTGCGGGGATGGACTATAACGATAAGGGCAGTAAATGGTCCTACTCGCGCAGCCGCCAGTCGGAGCATTTTATCGTCTTTTGGGAACCGAGTTATGGAAAGAATGATCCCAATGCGAGCGCTGTACCGGAAGAATATCGGGTGGATATTGATGATCTTTTGGCCAAAGCTGAGCAATTCTACGCATTAAATGTCAATATCCTGAAGTTTGCAGAACGCAAGGTCAACCGATCCAATCTGGATAAGTACAAGATGATGATTTTTGTACATTACACGACCGAATGGATGGCCTATGGCGGCGGTTACGACGATCTGATCGGGGCATTGTGGATCAATCCGGCCACCTGTAAGCCGGTGGGTTCCGTCATTGCGCACGAGATCGGGCACAGTTTTCAGTACCAGGTATTTGCTGATCTGAAAGGCGGCCATGGCTTTCGTTACGGCTATGGCGGAACGAGCGGGAATGGGTTTTGGGAGCAGACCGCGCAATGGCAGGCCTATCAGACCTATCCGGATCAAGCGTTCTCAGGCCACGATTTTACCGTCTATACAGAAAATTACTTTCGCCATATTCACCACGAGAAATATCGCTATGCCAGCTATTTTATTCATTGGTATTGGACCAGCAAACATGGCATCGATATGATCGGCCGTATCTGGCGCGAGGCGTTAAAACCCGAAGATCCCGTGCAGGCTTACATGCGTATCACGGGTATCGATGTGAAGCAGTTCAACAATGAGATCTACGACGCGGCCACCCGCTTTGTGACCTGGGACCTGAACAGCATCCGGGATTATGGAAAAAATTATATCGGTAAGCTGACAACCAAATTTACGCGGCAGTCCAATGGAAGTCTTCGCGTCACTTACGATCGCTGTCCGGGTACGACGGGGTATAATGTGATTCCGCTGGACGTACCTGCCGTGGGAACAAAGGTTTCGGTAGCTTTTAAAGGCTTGCCAAACGCTGCCGGGTTCAACGCGGTGGATGCCAGTCGTGCAGGATGGCGCTACGGCTATGTGGCCTTGCTGAAAGATGGTACGCGGGTATACGGTGATCGGATGGAGGGTACAGAGAATACAGCAACCTTTACTGTTCCGGCCAATTGCAGCAAACTCTGGTTTGTCGTCACGGGCGCTCCATCGGTTTACCAGCCGCATGCCTGGGATGATAACGACAGCAACGATGAGCAATGGCCTTACGAAATCAACATTCAGGGTACAAACGCTACCGGATACAATGCGGTGAGCAGTCAGCCCAAAGATATCGCACTCAGTTATGATGTCAGCTTTGCTGCCGATGCGAAGAACTATTCGGGTACACAAGTAAGTGTCAACGCCGCCCAGCTAGGGGAGGCCTTTGGCATAGCTTCGGCAGACCTGGCGGGTTTGATGAGCAGCGGCAAAATTAAATTCTATGCGGTAGAGCCAAATGGAAGCTTAAATCCCAACATGACGGCTACGGGCTACGGACATTGGTTTACGCCTGCCGGCGCTGTCACCACATGGGGGGCCACGGCGGGTTTGTTTTCGGAATTTAATGCCAGTACGCTAACGTTCTCGATCGGACAATATCCGGCGGTGCTGGCGGCAGGAAAGAAATATACCGTTAAGCAGGCCATGGTATATACCTACGAGGGTACGAAAACCGTGCAGGCCACCTTCACATTTAATGTGACTATCAATTAA
- a CDS encoding RNA polymerase sigma factor: MYCYADLSDKELIALVLEKDEQAFGVLYERYFPLLFIYARKIIADEEVVKDLLQDVFVSLWSKTPLAINRSFSSYIYAAVRFQLFDYMDKQKVRKGYADSLQYFLDQGEYSTDNYLLEKELQQQIEKEIMNLPPQMREIFILSRQEEKSYEEIAKQRNVSLNTVRKQVSNALKIMRSKLTLLFFTFF, from the coding sequence ATGTATTGCTACGCAGATTTATCGGATAAAGAGTTGATTGCGCTTGTTTTAGAAAAAGATGAACAAGCGTTTGGCGTGCTATATGAGCGATATTTTCCGCTGTTATTTATTTATGCCCGCAAAATCATAGCCGATGAAGAGGTGGTAAAGGATCTTCTTCAGGACGTATTTGTGTCCCTCTGGTCAAAGACTCCGTTAGCAATAAATAGAAGTTTTTCTTCTTACATCTATGCGGCTGTGCGGTTCCAGCTATTTGACTACATGGACAAGCAGAAAGTGAGAAAGGGCTATGCCGATTCACTACAATATTTTTTGGATCAGGGCGAATACTCGACCGACAACTACCTCCTCGAAAAAGAATTGCAACAGCAGATCGAAAAAGAAATCATGAATCTTCCACCTCAGATGCGGGAAATATTTATCCTGAGCCGTCAGGAAGAAAAAAGCTATGAAGAAATTGCAAAACAACGCAATGTTTCACTAAACACGGTTCGCAAGCAGGTGAGTAATGCCTTGAAAATCATGCGTTCAAAATTAACCTTGCTGTTTTTTACTTTTTTTTAA
- a CDS encoding FecR family protein, with protein sequence MERKNAKEILERYRLGTCSEEEKSWVETWHLQQLKESQYTANVADIKRIQDEVKSRIEVNIYDNVKRIRRKNQLFKISAVAASLIFVLGVSYFFSRESTKEPIAHPVWQQADIQPGGHKAVLLSGDGSAIQLSERRNTIIVGAQIRYADGAELLQGDPTSSLSEAPTVHTLQTPKTGTYNIVLADGTKVWLNAYSSLKFPSRFEGKERVVELAGEAYFEVAHNKKQPFKVRSQQQTIEVLGTHFNLSAYTSEATVTTLLEGAVKVNNVDDSKSVLLKPGQQSIVKEDTKQIQLAQSNTEHAVAWKNGYFNFDNETLGSILNKIARWYDVEFTYEKTPSNKTYIGAVSRSRNLSAVLRALEAAADVKFKRTGRKITVTP encoded by the coding sequence ATGGAGCGTAAAAACGCAAAAGAAATTCTTGAACGTTACCGTTTGGGCACCTGTTCTGAAGAAGAGAAATCCTGGGTTGAAACCTGGCATCTTCAACAGCTTAAGGAAAGCCAATATACGGCCAATGTAGCGGATATAAAGCGTATACAAGACGAGGTGAAGAGCAGAATTGAGGTCAATATCTACGATAATGTCAAACGGATAAGAAGGAAGAATCAGCTGTTTAAAATAAGTGCAGTTGCAGCGTCTTTAATCTTCGTATTGGGCGTCAGCTATTTCTTTAGTAGAGAGTCTACTAAGGAACCTATAGCGCACCCGGTTTGGCAGCAGGCTGATATTCAGCCGGGAGGTCATAAAGCTGTTTTGTTGAGCGGTGATGGGAGCGCTATCCAGTTAAGTGAGCGCCGGAATACCATCATCGTAGGGGCACAGATCAGGTATGCTGACGGTGCAGAATTGCTTCAGGGTGACCCTACTTCTTCCTTATCCGAAGCGCCCACAGTTCATACCCTACAAACCCCCAAGACGGGAACATACAATATCGTACTGGCAGACGGTACAAAGGTATGGCTTAATGCCTATTCCTCCTTAAAATTTCCATCCAGATTTGAAGGCAAGGAGCGCGTGGTAGAATTGGCTGGTGAAGCCTATTTTGAAGTCGCCCACAATAAAAAACAACCCTTTAAAGTACGCAGTCAACAGCAAACCATAGAGGTGCTGGGTACACATTTCAATCTATCTGCTTACACATCCGAAGCCACCGTAACTACACTTTTAGAAGGTGCTGTCAAAGTAAATAATGTTGATGACAGCAAGTCGGTTTTGCTAAAGCCTGGTCAACAAAGTATCGTTAAGGAAGATACGAAACAGATCCAGCTCGCCCAGAGCAATACCGAGCATGCGGTAGCCTGGAAGAATGGCTACTTTAATTTCGATAATGAAACCTTAGGCAGCATCCTCAATAAGATAGCGCGCTGGTACGATGTGGAATTTACCTATGAAAAGACACCGTCCAATAAGACGTATATTGGTGCCGTATCCCGATCGCGCAACCTCTCCGCCGTACTGCGTGCATTGGAGGCCGCCGCTGATGTTAAATTTAAACGAACGGGACGAAAAATCACCGTCACCCCCTAG
- a CDS encoding RagB/SusD family nutrient uptake outer membrane protein, whose product MRVFLYIGFAAAILTTASCKKYLSEEPKKQASIKTVEQLEALVNNATEFSKETNFTATYSTDDTEISKELYKNNVTAFTVNSLQRYVSSTAGIENLATDELWTGEFKKIFTANVILKNIDLVSGDEASRRRVKADAHFIRAMSYWILVNNYCAPYAAANMNSLGLPLKRTVDYEESLKRATLQETYDFILADIEAAKKVAEVDVDPRKTWRVSQKAISAFMSRYYLFTGDYDKSLAESNKALESATVSLVDYNTILPGRSVSYSNPAATLRYSQLNDWNAAKYLYWSELYYSRYQYTGEQWYLPSSALVALYDQTNDLRYKHLMIPNGGRRFNVVTPAAYRYTMFTDGSILVSGPTRAEMLLNKAEVLARQGDVQNALLAVNTLRQKRMSTYSALTAANKDEAIKQVLAERRRELPFVMRWYDIRRFSVNDYAADNITVKRDFYQVNRTGVDLSTPQIYTLESKHLVVPINGVEIDASKGQIQQNPY is encoded by the coding sequence ATGAGAGTGTTCCTATATATCGGGTTTGCCGCTGCCATACTGACGACCGCAAGCTGCAAAAAATACCTATCCGAAGAGCCCAAGAAACAGGCTAGTATCAAAACCGTGGAGCAGTTAGAAGCTTTGGTCAATAATGCTACCGAGTTTTCGAAAGAAACTAACTTTACGGCTACCTATTCGACCGACGATACGGAGATCAGCAAGGAGCTGTACAAAAATAACGTCACGGCTTTTACAGTCAATAGTCTTCAGCGTTATGTGTCATCTACAGCGGGTATTGAAAACCTCGCTACTGACGAGCTGTGGACTGGAGAATTCAAAAAGATTTTCACCGCAAATGTCATTTTAAAAAACATCGACCTGGTTAGCGGTGATGAAGCCAGTCGCCGAAGGGTTAAAGCGGATGCCCATTTTATCCGCGCGATGTCTTATTGGATCCTGGTCAATAATTATTGTGCGCCTTATGCTGCGGCGAATATGAATAGTTTAGGACTGCCGTTAAAGCGTACCGTAGATTACGAAGAATCGCTGAAACGGGCTACACTTCAGGAAACTTACGATTTCATTCTGGCAGATATCGAAGCAGCAAAGAAAGTGGCTGAAGTCGATGTCGATCCTAGAAAGACCTGGCGGGTAAGCCAGAAAGCTATTTCAGCTTTCATGAGCCGGTACTATTTATTTACGGGTGACTACGATAAGAGCTTAGCCGAATCAAACAAGGCACTGGAGTCGGCTACCGTAAGTTTAGTGGACTATAATACCATACTTCCGGGCAGAAGTGTCTCCTACAGCAATCCAGCGGCAACGCTCCGGTACAGTCAATTAAACGACTGGAATGCCGCGAAATATCTCTATTGGAGCGAGCTCTACTACAGCCGTTATCAATATACCGGTGAACAATGGTATTTGCCCAGTAGCGCACTGGTAGCGCTGTACGATCAGACCAACGATCTCCGTTACAAGCATCTGATGATTCCGAATGGCGGCCGGCGTTTCAATGTCGTGACACCAGCTGCGTATCGGTACACCATGTTTACCGACGGTAGCATCTTAGTTTCAGGTCCGACGAGAGCCGAGATGCTTCTTAATAAAGCCGAGGTGCTGGCCCGTCAGGGAGATGTTCAGAATGCCTTATTGGCGGTCAATACCCTACGTCAAAAACGGATGTCCACCTATAGTGCACTTACGGCAGCTAACAAGGATGAAGCGATTAAACAGGTGCTGGCTGAAAGACGCCGTGAACTTCCTTTTGTGATGCGATGGTACGATATACGCCGATTTAGTGTCAACGACTACGCTGCGGATAATATTACCGTAAAGAGAGACTTTTACCAAGTCAATAGAACAGGAGTTGACCTCTCTACACCCCAAATTTATACGCTCGAAAGTAAGCATTTGGTCGTACCGATCAACGGTGTGGAGATCGATGCCAGCAAGGGACAGATCCAGCAGAATCCTTATTAA
- a CDS encoding SusC/RagA family TonB-linked outer membrane protein produces the protein MNFYLEKWRGTPVYILYKTLVVMKLILVLLTFGLCQVYASGFAQKITLKEKNASLELIINKIRQQSGYDFIGDAALIKKVNGLSLTVKDAPLVDVLNQLFKNTNITYRIDTDIIALKPKTEVMTANQQIVISGRVVNERGESLSDASVRVIHSEVMTKTDKDGSFSLRVSDKEAMILVSYVGYEPLTLKAKESMGLIQLTASLSTLEGVDITVSTGYQTISKERATGAFSQVGQSVLARRPASNLSSALQGTVAGMQAKENEDGSVDFLIRGNSTLYADSKPLVVVDGFPISSSNFSDINPNDVESVTVLKDAAAASIWGARAANGVIVIVTKKAKTDNKLIIQGSAFSRIARRPDLNYILTQANSADHVAYERKAYENNWAFYPYANSFGDIANSLTLAQEALYANQYGKMSTADMNAELDRLSKIDNRGQLRDLLTQNALLNQYNINLQAGNQRVRNYTSVLYEKNKGAFQKNGYDRFNLNFNNDFKITSFLQFNLGANLQYKKQQYGGATLEEIAQLSPYELLLNEDGSYGVNLKTYNREQLSLIPTEKFTYADWSYNLLREVRGREFTDERINARIQTGLTLKIIPGLTFDTKFQYERNKIDRQRMYDESTFYVRSLVNRKTQYDDDTKTVGKAYIPKGGILRRGIRQYEDGSNDEELGAEDIQSFVFRNQLNFDRTFGADHQISAIAGIEVSQYLTNGTINPTVYGYYKDKLQATTPPYGYGSSVDQFTDFEGYPTTIPGGNTTFKWQKNKFVSLYGNAAYTYLSRYTVSGSIRSDASNFITDDPKLRWSPLWSIGAKWNVAKEKFMTSQEGIDRLEMRLTYGKNGNMENSTSTATLLNVGGSLNTSTGTITATIADNGNPSLRWEKTASTNLGADFSLYKGLLFGSLDLYRKKGSGIIGQIALPTATGTQIQKFNNAEITNKGFEIALGTRVEVSKNILYQTNINYAFNANNIDQLYNPSLYTYQMINGAFVEGRPVGSIYAFDYVGMINGVPHVAGPNNSQQSFNDVSLYNRGLGLPFLHYMGTSVPPHTLGWTNTLQLGNFNIMCILLGKMGGVYRNPVFNYAALVGSDKTFVNKYVNEVLAGNPNIPGFALPDEPNLYLWDRYSEALSSQVEKSSYIELKELSLGYKLSNRWTEAIRLNHVNLFVQARDLGLIWHANAKGYNPDWLPGTMRPAQSYTFGINFQF, from the coding sequence ATGAATTTTTACCTTGAAAAATGGAGGGGGACTCCTGTCTATATCCTCTATAAAACGCTCGTCGTGATGAAACTTATTCTTGTGCTGCTGACATTTGGCCTGTGTCAGGTATATGCAAGTGGCTTTGCTCAAAAAATAACGCTAAAGGAAAAAAATGCTTCTTTAGAACTTATTATCAATAAAATCCGTCAACAAAGTGGTTACGATTTTATTGGCGATGCTGCACTAATCAAAAAAGTCAATGGTCTCAGCCTCACCGTAAAAGACGCGCCGCTGGTTGACGTCCTAAATCAGCTCTTCAAAAATACCAACATTACGTATCGAATTGATACCGATATTATCGCATTAAAGCCAAAGACTGAGGTGATGACCGCTAATCAGCAAATCGTCATCAGCGGCAGAGTGGTCAATGAGCGGGGTGAAAGTCTATCGGATGCCTCTGTGCGCGTAATCCACAGCGAGGTGATGACAAAAACGGATAAAGACGGCTCATTCAGCCTACGGGTATCCGATAAAGAGGCAATGATTTTGGTTTCTTACGTGGGTTATGAACCCCTCACGCTCAAAGCCAAAGAATCCATGGGGCTAATCCAGCTTACGGCAAGTTTGTCAACACTGGAAGGTGTCGATATCACGGTGAGTACAGGTTATCAGACGATTTCGAAAGAGCGTGCTACAGGGGCCTTCAGCCAGGTCGGGCAATCGGTATTGGCCAGGCGTCCTGCATCCAACCTTTCCAGTGCACTGCAAGGTACGGTAGCGGGTATGCAAGCCAAGGAAAATGAAGACGGTAGTGTAGACTTTCTGATCCGGGGCAATAGCACCCTATATGCCGATAGTAAACCACTGGTCGTGGTGGATGGTTTCCCCATATCGAGTAGCAACTTCTCGGATATCAATCCCAATGACGTCGAATCTGTCACTGTACTGAAAGACGCCGCTGCGGCATCCATCTGGGGAGCACGTGCCGCCAATGGCGTTATTGTTATTGTCACCAAAAAAGCTAAAACCGACAATAAACTTATCATCCAGGGGAGTGCATTTTCCAGGATAGCGCGAAGACCAGACCTAAATTACATCCTTACACAAGCCAATTCGGCCGATCATGTTGCCTACGAACGTAAGGCGTATGAAAACAACTGGGCCTTTTATCCCTATGCGAATTCGTTTGGTGACATAGCGAACTCATTGACATTAGCGCAGGAAGCATTATATGCCAATCAATACGGTAAAATGTCTACAGCCGACATGAACGCCGAACTAGACCGATTGAGCAAAATTGATAATCGCGGGCAGCTTCGGGATTTGCTCACGCAAAATGCCCTACTGAATCAATACAATATCAATCTGCAAGCCGGCAATCAGCGTGTACGGAACTACACCTCTGTTCTCTATGAAAAAAACAAAGGTGCCTTTCAGAAAAACGGTTATGACCGTTTTAATTTGAATTTCAACAATGATTTTAAGATAACCTCGTTTTTGCAGTTTAACTTAGGCGCCAACCTACAGTATAAAAAACAGCAATACGGAGGGGCTACCCTTGAGGAGATCGCGCAATTATCGCCTTATGAACTGCTCTTGAACGAAGATGGTAGTTATGGGGTCAATCTAAAAACCTACAACCGTGAACAGCTTAGTCTGATTCCGACTGAAAAATTCACTTATGCCGACTGGTCGTACAACTTATTGCGCGAAGTGCGTGGCCGAGAGTTTACTGACGAGCGTATCAATGCCCGTATACAGACGGGCCTTACCCTCAAGATCATTCCAGGGCTTACCTTCGATACCAAATTCCAATACGAGCGCAATAAGATAGACCGGCAGCGTATGTATGATGAAAGTACCTTCTATGTACGCAGTCTGGTGAATAGAAAAACGCAGTATGACGATGATACAAAGACCGTAGGTAAAGCTTATATCCCCAAAGGCGGAATTTTGAGACGTGGCATTAGACAATATGAAGATGGCTCCAATGACGAGGAATTGGGGGCGGAGGATATACAAAGTTTTGTCTTTAGGAACCAATTGAACTTCGACCGGACGTTCGGTGCCGATCATCAGATCTCGGCCATTGCCGGTATTGAAGTGTCGCAATACTTGACTAACGGAACCATCAATCCGACCGTGTACGGCTATTACAAAGACAAGCTTCAGGCGACTACACCACCTTACGGTTATGGTAGTTCGGTAGACCAATTTACCGATTTTGAAGGTTACCCGACCACGATTCCAGGCGGTAATACAACGTTTAAGTGGCAAAAAAACAAATTTGTGTCACTTTACGGAAATGCAGCTTACACCTACCTGAGCCGCTATACGGTGTCTGGAAGTATACGAAGTGATGCCTCGAATTTCATCACAGACGATCCCAAACTACGGTGGTCACCATTATGGTCAATAGGAGCTAAATGGAATGTCGCGAAGGAAAAATTTATGACTTCGCAAGAAGGTATAGACCGACTTGAAATGCGCCTGACCTATGGTAAAAATGGGAATATGGAAAATTCGACCTCCACAGCGACATTACTCAATGTAGGTGGCAGTCTAAATACATCAACAGGCACCATTACCGCAACCATTGCTGATAATGGTAATCCTAGCCTACGTTGGGAAAAGACAGCGTCAACCAACCTTGGAGCCGACTTCTCCCTATATAAGGGCCTGCTATTTGGTTCGTTGGATCTATACCGCAAAAAGGGCTCTGGAATCATTGGGCAGATCGCATTGCCTACAGCAACTGGAACACAAATCCAAAAATTCAATAATGCCGAAATCACCAATAAAGGGTTCGAAATTGCACTGGGTACGCGTGTCGAAGTAAGCAAAAACATACTTTATCAGACGAATATCAATTATGCTTTTAACGCAAATAATATAGACCAGCTCTATAACCCCTCATTGTATACTTACCAAATGATCAATGGGGCTTTTGTTGAAGGCCGCCCCGTAGGTTCTATTTATGCTTTTGACTACGTCGGTATGATCAATGGAGTACCGCATGTCGCCGGACCGAACAATAGTCAGCAGAGTTTCAATGATGTGTCCCTGTACAATCGAGGTTTGGGACTTCCATTCCTACATTACATGGGTACTAGCGTACCACCACATACACTCGGCTGGACCAATACGTTACAACTCGGTAATTTTAACATCATGTGTATCCTATTGGGCAAGATGGGTGGTGTATACCGTAATCCTGTATTTAACTATGCAGCACTCGTAGGGTCTGATAAGACTTTTGTCAACAAATATGTGAATGAAGTGCTGGCGGGGAATCCTAATATTCCAGGATTTGCACTTCCTGATGAGCCTAACCTCTACCTTTGGGATCGCTACAGTGAGGCGCTAAGCAGCCAGGTGGAAAAGTCGTCCTATATCGAGTTAAAAGAACTTAGTTTGGGATACAAGTTGTCTAACCGGTGGACAGAAGCCATCCGATTAAACCATGTCAATCTATTTGTACAGGCGCGTGACCTTGGCCTGATCTGGCATGCCAATGCGAAAGGGTACAATCCCGATTGGCTACCAGGTACGATGCGACCTGCACAGAGCTATACATTCGGTATTAATTTTCAATTTTAA
- a CDS encoding thioredoxin-like domain-containing protein: protein MKFKNIVITISLLIASCLYSFGQRKTFTVTSKIADLKDSTYNMTIWNGFSDVVFKKGSTKNGQIYYQDTTSVPLIIRLTLPTESLYKRVDRGYIPVKSQSIWFVAMPGGKILLKGKLSDFAEVYPSGDKENDVISKLNKGYHPLLNKSANIELKLAKDTVEEALKKRLEAEQEQIDSEAEKYLKDFLKKNISSIAGLYYLEDMLIREIVTIDTVEALLPTVAKAYQSSPFYTILKNRVAGSKYDVGKSIFQINTRNTYDGQVFDSNSWKGKFYLIDFWGSWCGPCMADVPDLKKLRDSYPDQLRVLGIASDKNDSWRKAIEQHNLNWAHILNDKGSNNYVLRLNVTGFPTKILVDPNGTIVYRSTGGGETSFEKISEIIKNWK, encoded by the coding sequence ATGAAATTCAAAAATATAGTAATCACAATAAGCCTGTTGATAGCGAGCTGCCTATATAGCTTCGGACAGCGCAAAACCTTTACAGTCACTTCCAAAATTGCCGACTTGAAGGACAGTACCTACAACATGACCATCTGGAATGGGTTCTCAGATGTCGTCTTTAAAAAGGGCAGCACTAAAAATGGACAGATATACTATCAGGATACCACTTCCGTACCGCTGATCATACGCCTAACGCTTCCGACCGAATCGCTTTATAAGCGTGTCGACCGAGGGTACATTCCTGTCAAAAGCCAATCCATCTGGTTTGTCGCCATGCCGGGCGGTAAAATATTACTGAAAGGAAAGCTGTCCGATTTTGCTGAAGTATATCCGAGTGGGGATAAAGAAAATGATGTCATCAGTAAACTCAATAAGGGCTATCACCCCTTGTTGAATAAATCGGCAAACATTGAACTGAAACTGGCAAAAGATACAGTAGAAGAAGCGCTCAAAAAGCGTCTTGAAGCCGAACAAGAGCAGATCGATTCCGAAGCCGAAAAATACTTGAAGGACTTTTTAAAGAAAAATATTTCCTCAATAGCTGGCCTGTATTACCTGGAAGATATGCTGATCAGGGAGATTGTGACGATCGACACGGTGGAGGCTCTATTACCTACTGTAGCGAAGGCGTACCAAAGCTCCCCGTTCTATACGATCTTAAAGAACCGTGTGGCGGGAAGTAAATATGATGTAGGCAAGTCCATATTCCAGATAAACACCAGGAATACATATGACGGACAGGTGTTTGACTCCAACAGCTGGAAGGGGAAATTTTACCTCATCGATTTTTGGGGCTCATGGTGTGGCCCATGTATGGCCGATGTCCCTGATCTGAAAAAATTGAGAGACAGCTACCCCGATCAACTGCGTGTGCTGGGCATTGCGTCCGATAAAAATGACAGCTGGCGAAAAGCCATCGAACAGCACAACCTCAACTGGGCGCATATATTGAACGACAAAGGAAGCAACAATTATGTACTGCGTCTGAATGTCACTGGATTTCCAACAAAGATCCTCGTGGATCCTAACGGAACCATCGTATACCGAAGTACCGGCGGCGGAGAAACCTCCTTTGAAAAGATAAGCGAAATTATCAAAAACTGGAAATAA